A region from the Leopardus geoffroyi isolate Oge1 chromosome C2, O.geoffroyi_Oge1_pat1.0, whole genome shotgun sequence genome encodes:
- the SKIL gene encoding ski-like protein: protein MENLQTNFSLVQGSNKKLNGMGDDCGPPVKKMMTDVPANGKMMINKMPTVKKEHLEDYEVPMETDGEHVKRTCASVPEPLHLNPSLKHTLAQFHLSSQSSLGGPAAFSARYSQESMSPTVFLPLPSPQVLPGPLFIPSDSSTELTQTVLEGESISCFQVGGEKRLCLPQVLNSVLREFSLQQINTVCDELYIYCSRCTSDQLHILKVLGILPFNAPSCGLITLTDAQRLCNALLRPRTFPQNGSVLPAKNSLAQLKETGSAFEVEHECLGKCQGLFAPQFYVQPDAPCIQCLECCGMFAPQTFVMHSHRSPDKRTCHWGFESAKWHCYLHVNQKYLGTPEEKKLKIILEEMKEKFSMRNGKRTQSKIDTSSGMELQSWYPVIKQEGDHVSQTHSFLHPSYYLYMCDKVVAPNVSLTSAVSQSKEVTKTETSRTVQRPSEKPHSSGKHQKVVSYPDVSLEEQEKMDLKTSKELCSRVDPSVSNNSTSKKKPESTTCNFIRDTSKTGIDRDIVASSPLLVKDIICEDDKGKIMEEVMRTYVKQQEKLNSILQKKQQLQMEVEMLSSSKAMKELTEEQQNLQKELESLQNEHAQRMEEFYIEQKDLEKKLEQVMKQKCTCDSNLEKDKEAEYAAQLAELRQRLDHAEADRQELQDELRQEREARQKLEMMIKELKLQILKSSKTAKE from the exons ATGGAAAATCTACAGACAAATTTTTCCTTGGTTCAGGGctcaaataaaaaactgaatGGGATGGGAGATGATTGCGGCCCTCCAGTGAAAAAAATGATGACAGACGTTCCtgcaaatggaaaaatgatgATAAACAAGATGCCAACAGTAAAGAAGGAACACTTGGAGGACTATGAAGTGCCAATGGAAACCGATGGGGAGCATGTCAAGCGAACCTGTGCCTCTGTGCCAGAACCTTTACATTTAAATCCCAGTTTGAAACACACTTTGGCACAATTTCATTTAAGTAGTCAGAGCTCTCTGGGTGGACCAGCAGCATTTTCTGCTCGGTATTCCCAAGAAAGCATGTCACCCACTGTATTTCTGCCTCTTCCATCTCCTCAGGTTCTTCCTGGTCCACTGTTCATCCCTTCTGATAGCTCCACAGAACTCACACAGACTGTGTTGGAAGGGGAGTCTATTTCTTGTTTTCAGGttggaggagaaaagagactCTGTTTGCCTCAAGTCTTAAATTCTGTTCTCCGAGAATTTTCACTCCAGCAAATAAATACGGTGTGTGACGAATTGTACATCTATTGTTCACGGTGTACTTCAGACCAGCTTCATATCTTAAAGGTCCTGGGAATACTTCCATTCAATGCCCCATCCTGTGGGTTGATCACATTAACTGATGCACAAAGACTGTGTAATGCTTTATTGCGGCCACGCACTTTTCCTCAAAATGGTAGTGTACTTCCTGCTAAAAACTCATTGGCCCAGTTAAAGGAAACTGGCAGTGCCTTTGAAGTGGAACATGAATGCTTGGGCAAATGTCAGGGTCTGTTTGCACCCCAGTTTTATGTTCAGCCTGATGCTCCATGTATTCAATGTCTGGAGTGCTGTGGAATGTTTGCGCCCCAGACATTTGTGATGCATTCTCACAGATCACCTGACAAAAGGACTTGCCACTGGGGCTTTGAGTCAGCCAAATGGCATTGCTATCTTCATGTGAACCAGAAATACTTAGGGACAcctgaagaaaagaaactgaagataatattagaagaaatgaaggagaaatttagcatgagaaatggaaaaaggacTCAATCCaag ATAGATACATCATCAGGAATGGAATTACAGTCATGGTACCCTGTTATAAAGCAGGAAGGTGACCATGTTTCGCAGACACATTCATTTTTACACCCCAG CTACTACTTATACATGTGTGATAAAGTGGTTGCACCAAATGTGTCGCTTACTTCTGCTGTATCCCAGTCTAAAGAGGTCACAAAGACAGAGACAAGTAGGACCGTACAAAGACCATCAGAGAAGCCTCATAGTAGTGGGAAACATCAAAAAGTGGTATCGTATCCAGATGTCTCACTGGAGGAACAGGAGAAAATGGATTTGAAAACAAGTAAAGAATTATGTAGCCGTGTAG ATCCATCAGTCTCAAATAATTCGACAAGTAAAAAGAAACCCGAGTCTACCACTTGCAATTTCATCAGAGACACAAGCAAGACAGGAATTGACCGTGATATTGTAGCTTCATCGCCACTTCTTGTCAAAGATATCATTTGTGAGGATGATAAGGGAAAAATCATGGAAGAAGTAATGAGAACTTACgtaaaacaacaggaaaaactGAACTCAATTTTGCAGAAGAAGCAACAACTTCAGATG GAAGTTGAAATGTTGAGTAGTTCAAAAGCTATGAAGGAACTCACTGAAGAGCAGCAGAATTTACAGAAAGAGCTTGAATCTTTACAGAATGAACATGCTCAGAGAATGGAAGAATTTTATATTGAACAGAAAGACTTAGAGAAAAAATTAGAGCAGGTAATGAAGCAAAAATGTACCTGTGATTCaaatttagaaaaagacaaagaggcTGAATATGCAGCACAG TTGGCAGAACTGAGACAGAGATTGGACCACGCCGAGGCTGATAGGCAAGAACTCCAAGATGAACTCAGACAGGAACGGGAGGCAAGACAGAAGTTAGAGATGATGATAAAAGAGCTGAAGCTGCAGATTTTGAAATCATCTAAGACTGCTAAAGAATAG
- the LOC123610363 gene encoding basic proline-rich protein-like, translating into MGEPPQTLKSSAHANPPTHHKPEGEGGVADRGAGTPWAAQGESGKWKKRSPPTPTHGLGTTPSALPILPHCGGRREDCGNPPPPYPRPRKFSGVTPAPLRLHLPRLPGARKEKGLRAGGAPSRDLRAAGRRQTPGASPRSADGRLGKGGGSDGRPGLRGPDGSGQVQRPSSLGSARLDPPWDTRPAPPVAPTPPGTRASGPPTSASAPEVARRALLTPHYPRHRRRAAPRPRAPCRPPRPPRPHHEPGPHLCQPPPLARSLRLCRRRSEPHTHRYTQPSDVTEPSARPRHCGDTRLPADAAAVSGRPGESEGGGEGEGKGTEPAAAPRARARRRRCHRPLATLSPSGTRAPSGLLWLLGAPPAPRRLARARPSPPRRAPGAPGLARRLGGWRTALSAVHPAQTGSGCLGPPPPRPRPTRCSVVTGQTRGRPGRSAAARLGERGQGGRAVHCARPQQPAGRRQGPPGRAPPPEVRHGRPSPREAAAGPPRPGGSRVAAALQRPRCGPRSPGRAGAAPRPHGASRPQAALPAACAPPHLGGPRLAGAASAQTPSPG; encoded by the exons ATGGGGGAGCCCCCCCAAACTCTGAAATCCTCGGCCCACGCAAATCCACCCACCCATCACAAACCCGAGGGGGAGGGCGGAGTGGCGGACAGGGGAGCCGGGACGCCTTGGGCTGCGCAAGGGGAGAGTGGGAAGTGGAAAAAGAGGagtcccccaacccccacccacggTCTCGGGACAACCCCAAGTGCCCTCCCAATACTGCCCCACTGCGGGGGCCGCAGGGAGGACTGTGGAAATCCCCCCCCCCCGTACCCTCGCCCCAGGAAGTTCTCGGGTGTTACCCCAGCACCCCTAAGGCTGcacctcccccgcctccccgggGCCAGAAAGGAGAAGGGTCTGCGGGCGGGTGGGGCGCCTAGCCGGGATCTCCGCGCCGCTGGGCGCCGACAGACGCCCGGGGCATCCCCGAGGAGCGCAGACGGGCggctggggaagggtggggggagtgaCGGGCGTCCGGGTCTCCGGGGTCCCGACGGCTCCGGTCAAGTGCAGCGCCCTTCCAGCCTAGGGTCAGCGAGGCTTGATCCGCCGTGGGACACCCGCCCTGCGCCCCCCGTGGCCCCGACCCCACCCGGGACCCGCGCATCCGGACCCCCGACTTCGGCCTCCGCGCCCGAGGTAGCTCGACGAGCTTTGTTAACTCCCCACTATCCACGGCACCGCCGTCGGGCTGCCCCAAGGCCGCGCGCCCCTTGccgcccgccgcgcccgccgcgTCCTCACCACGAGCCGGGGCCGCACCTGTGCCAGCCGCCGCCGCTCGCCCGCTCCCTTCGGCTGTGCCGGCGCCGCTCCGAACCCCACACACATCGCTACACACAGCCCTCTGACGTCACCGAGCCCTCGGCCCGCCCACGTCACTGCGGAGACACACGGCTTCCCGCAGACGCCGCCGCCGTCTCCGGCCGCCCGGGGGAGAGCgagggcggcggggagggggaggggaagggaacgGAGCCAGCGGCGGCACCGCGCGCGCGGGCCCGCCGGCGTCGCTGCCACCGCCCCCTCGCGACTCTCAGCCCCTCGGGGACGCGCGCGCCGTCTGGCCTATTGTGGCTCCTCGGGGCTCCCCCCGCGCCCCGTCGcctcgcgcgcgcgcgcccctccccccccaggcgCGCGCCCGGCGCTCCTGGCCTCGCGCGCCGTCTGGGCGGCTGGCGCACGGCGCTGTCTGCGGTGCACCCGGCGCAGACAGGAt CCGGCTGTCTGGGGCCgccaccgccccgcccccgccccacccgctGCTCTGTGGTGACGGGCCAGACCCGGGGGCGCCCTGGCCGCTCCGCTGCCGCGCGACtgggagagagggggcagggcggCCGCGCGGTGCACTGTGCGCGACCCCAGCAGCCGGCAGGGCGGAGGCAGGGCCCGCCCGGCAGAGCGCCGCCGCCCGAGGTCAGGCACGGGCGACCCTCCCCCCGCGAGGCCGCAGCTGGGCCGCCCCGCCCCGGAGGCAGCCGGGTGGCGGCCGCCCTGCAGCGCCCCCGGTGTGGGCCCCGCTCCCCGGGGCGCGCCggggctgccccccgcccccacgggGCCTCCCGCCCGCAGGCCGCCCTGCCAGCTGCCTGCGCTCCGCCCCACCTCGGCGGCCCCCGCCTTGCCGGGGCGGCCTCCGCCCAGACGCCTTCCCCGGGCTGA